One segment of Carya illinoinensis cultivar Pawnee chromosome 1, C.illinoinensisPawnee_v1, whole genome shotgun sequence DNA contains the following:
- the LOC122307806 gene encoding zinc-finger homeodomain protein 6-like: MELRGQDKEMGMPSTLSYDPSHRESTTNKLSSPLVASAVGERRRDQTVHGNTIVNPAQALDHHPVYHHHPPPPPPHQSDPHPHQDAHKPRRDPDPNPDPVPAQLAATGAISTPTRTGASTLKSPLPQPPRSISTIRAAPKVRYRECMKNHVASTGGHVVDGCGEFMSSGEEGTPEALQCAACECHRNFHRKEVEGDSKYVSNCYYPNPSINNGQREMIPSQHHPPLPPPSAHVYHHHQKFPHVLSTAPLTGATAPVMMAFGGGFGAAAESSSEDLNMFRSNVGMQTSVQAPQSKRRFRTKFTQEQKDKMMEFAEKLGWKIQKHDDQEVQQFCSEVGVKRKVFKVWMHNNKQALKKKQM; this comes from the coding sequence ATGGAACTGAGAGGCCAAGATAAAGAGATGGGGATGCCGAGCACCTTGAGCTATGATCCATCCCACAGAGAGTCAACCACCAACAAGCTGTCTTCTCCACTTGTAGCTTCAGCTGTGGGAGAAAGACGAAGGGATCAAACTGTTCATGGTAACACGATCGTTAACCCAGCTCAAGCCCTAGATCATCATCCTgtttatcatcatcatcctcctcctcctcctcctcatcagTCAGATCCACATCCACACCAAGATGCACACAAACCCAGAAGAGATCCAGACCCAAATCCAGATCCAGTCCCAGCTCAGCTTGCAGCCACAGGTGCAATAAGCACACCAACCAGAACTGGTGCATcaacattaaaatcaccactCCCACAACCACCACGAAGCATCTCTACCATTAGGGCTGCACCAAAGGTGAGATATAGAGAATGTATGAAGAACCACGTGGCCAGCACGGGCGGGCACGTTGTGGATGGCTGCGGAGAATTCATGTCAAGCGGGGAGGAAGGCACCCCGGAGGCCTTACAGTGTGCAGCTTGTGAATGCCACCGGAATTTCCATCGGAAAGAAGTCGAGGGTGATTCAAAATATGTTTCCAATTGTTACTACCCGAACCCCAGCATAAACAATGGCCAAAGAGAAATGATACCTTCTCAACATCATCCTCCACTCCCTCCTCCCTCGGCTCATGTATATCACCATCACCAGAAATTCCCGCATGTTCTATCCACAGCTCCTTTGACGGGAGCCACCGCACCGGTGATGATGGCCTTTGGAGGCGGCTTTGGAGCGGCAGCCGAGTCTTCGAGCGAAGATCTCAATATGTTTCGGTCTAATGTTGGTATGCAAACTTCAGTACAAGCGCCGCAATCCAAAAGGAGGTTTCGGACAAAATTTACTCAGGAACAGAAGGATAAGATGATGGAATTTGCTGAGAAGTTGGGGTGGAAGATCCAGAAACATGACGACCAAGAAGTCCAGCAGTTCTGTTCAGAAGTGGGTGTAAAGAGGAAAGTTTTCAAGGTATGGATGCACAACAATAAACAAGCCCTGAAGAAGAAGCAAATGTAA
- the LOC122307814 gene encoding uncharacterized protein LOC122307814 → MAKTRAWVALLFCLAVLWPGMCWCWGQNAMDDAKERMKAAAESSSVKAEEAKQGAAEAMHDSKDKMDSWVDWAYDKFNEGFGLGQNNAKEDVQNTMDKAGYAAWRATETMSSAGSDAPKYASKMAGDAKHFVSEEADQTIRMATDKVGEAGETIAGAMEYGKNKGADAYEDASATLNMATETASNRAGDAQEKISEAMGYAKDKAADGYDGAKQKMNVASNMAWDKAQDGGEMMEEAMGYEKENAAYAYDKAKHRVEDLYMTAKETMTEHAKTNYKAAKEKASQAAGDVGAKMRNVKGEL, encoded by the exons ATGGCGAAGACAAGGGCATGGGTGGCTTTGTTGTTTTGCTTGGCGGTGCTGTGGCCGGGGATGTGTTGGTGCTGGGGACAGAACGCCATGGATGATGCGAAGGAGAGGATGAAGGCGGCGGCAGAGAGTTCCAGCGTGAAAGCGGAGGAGGCCAAACAAGGCGCTGCCGAGGCCATGCACGATTCCAAAGACAAGATGGATTCCTGGGTCGATTGGGCTTATGACAAGTtcaatga GGGATTTGGACTTGGACAGAACAATGCAAAAGAGGATGTTCAAAATACGATGGATAAAGCTGGGTATGCTGCATGGAGAGCCACGGAGACAATGAGTTCTGCAGGATCTG ATGCACCAAAGTATGCTTCCAAGATGGCGGGTGATGCAAAACACTTCGTCTCTGAGGAAGCCGATCAAACTATAAGAATGGCTACAGACAAGGTTGGTGAGGCGGGCGAGACAATAGCAGGAGCGATGGAATATGGGAAAAACAAAGGAGCTGATGCTTACGAGGACGCTAGCGCGACACTGAACATGGCTACAGAAACGGCTTCCAATAGAGCTGGGGATGCTCAAGAGAAGATTTCAGAAGCAATGGGGTATGCAAAAGATAAAGCAGCAGATGGCTATGATGGAGCTAAGCAGAAAATGAATGTAGCTTCAAACATGGCCTGGGATAAGGCCCAGGATGGGGGAGAGATGATGGAAGAAGCAATGGGATACGAAAAGGAGAATGCAGCCTATGCGTATGACAAAGCAAAGCATCGTGTGGAGGACTTGTACATGACAGCGAAGGAGACAATGACAGAACATGCCAAGACTAATTACAAGGCTGCAAAGGAGAAGGCTTCGCAGGCTGCAGGCGATGTCGGGGCTAAGATGAGGAACGTTAAGGGAGAGCTATGA
- the LOC122307831 gene encoding ATPase family AAA domain-containing protein 3, whose product MAASRLSSCVAMAAAVASLSTLSDRAYADGPFRFFPFYSSSSSSPQGEQNSNSKSEAKADAEESKGSGFDPESLERGAKALREINSSPHAKQVFQVMRKQEDTRLAETAAEKAHFEAIQANADIEKQRKLHEEQRDLIQQQAQAKAQMLRYEDELARKRMQTDHEVQRKHNVELVRMQEDSSTRKEQARRATEEQIQAQQRQTEKERAEIERETIRVKAMAEAEGRAHEAKLTEEHNRKMLIERINGEREKWLAAINTTFSHIEGGFRILLTDRNKLLMTVGGATALAAGVYTTREGARVMWGYVNRILGQPSLIRESSIAKFPGSELISKAKNKVFKYSTSAGAAGTKNGLGNIVLHPSLERRIQQLSRATSNTKTHQAPFRNMMFYGPPGTGKTLVAREIAQKSGLDYAMMTGGDVVPLGAQAVTKIHQIFDWAKKSNKGLLLFIDEADAFLCERNSTHMSEAQRSALNALLFRTGDQSRDIVLVLATNRPGDLDSAVTDRIDEVIEFPLPGEEERHKLLKLYLHKYLSGESDQNAAKWGLFTKKKSQKITIKDVSDDVIREAARKTEGFSGREIAKLMASIQAAVYGRPDCVLDTQLFMEIVDYKVTEHHQRIKLAAEGGVPA is encoded by the exons ATGGCCGCCTCCAGATTATCCTCCTGCGTAGCAATGGCTGCGGCGGTCGCTTCCTTGTCCACACTCTCCGACCGCGCGTACGCCGACGGTCCCTTTCGTTTCTTTCCATTCTATTCTTCCTCGTCTTCTTCTCCTCAGGGTGAGCAGAACTCTAACTCAAAGTCGGAGGCGAAGGCCGATGCCGAAGAGTCCAAAGGCTCGGGTTTCGATCCCGAGTCGCTAGAACGAGGCGCCAAAGCTCTTCGTGAAATCAACAGCTCCCCGCACGCTAAACag GTTTTCCAAGTAATGAGAAAGCAAGAAGATACTCGCCTTGCAGAGACGGCTGCCGAGAAGGCTCATTTTGAAGCAATTCAAGCTAATGCCGATATC gAAAAGCAGCGTAAATTACATGAAGAGCAAAGAGATTTGATACAGCAACAAGCACAGGCAAAGGCACAAATGCTGCGATATGAAGATGAGCTGGCTAGGAAAAGAATGCAG ACAGATCATGAAGTTCAGAGGAAACATAATGTTGAACTGGTTAGGATGCAAGAGGATTCCTCTACACGGAAAGAACAAGCCAGACGAGCTACCGAGGAACAGATCCAAGCTCAGCAGCGCCAAACTGAGAAAGAGAGGGCTGAAATAGAGAGGGAAACAATAAGAGTTAAGGCCATGGCAGAGGCTGAAGGCCGAGCCCATGAAGCAAAACTGACGGAGGAACATAACAGGAAAATGCTTATAGAACGCATTAATGGCGAAAGAGAGAAATGGCTTGCTgcaatcaatacaacttttagtCACATTGAAG GGGGTTTTAGGATCCTACTGACTGATAGGAATAAGTTGCTTATGACGGTTGGAGGAGCCACTGCATTAGCTGCAGGAGTTTATACAACCAG AGAAGGAGCTAGAGTAATGTGGGGATATGTTAATCGGATTCTGGGGCAGCCATCACTTATTCGAGAATCCTCCATTGCAAAATTTCCTGGGTCGGAATTGATTTCTAAGGctaaaaataaagtttttaaaTACAGTACGTCAGCTGGGGCTGCAGGAACTAAAAATGGTCTTGGAAATATTGTTCTCCATCCTTCGTTGGAAAGGAGAATACAGCAACTTTCTCGAGCTACATCAAACACCAAGACTCATCAGGCACCTTTTCGCAATATGATGTTTTATGGGCCCCCTGGCACTGGAAAAACTTTGGTTGCAAGGGAGATAGCTCAGAAATCA GGTTTGGATTATGCCATGATGACTGGAGGAGATGTTGTGCCACTGGGTGCGCAGGCTGTTACCAAAATTCATCAGATATTTGATTGGGCTAAGAAATCAAATAAAGGTTTATTGCTTTTTATTGACGAGGCAGATGCTTTCTTATGCGA GCGCAACAGTACACATATGAGTGAAGCTCAAAGAAGTGCTCTGAATGCATTGCTCTTCCGAACTGGAGATCAGTCTAGAGACATAGTTCTCGTTCTTGCAACAAACAGACCAGGTGATCTCGACAGTGCTGTTACCGACCGAATTGATGAGGTCATTGAGTTTCCACTTCCGGGAGAGGAGGAACGTCATAAACTACTGAAGCTCTACTTGCACAAGTACCTTTCTGGTGAAAGTGATCAGAACGCAGCTAAGTGGGGTCTTTTTACCAAGAAAAAGTCACAAAAGATAACCATAAAAGATGTATCAGATGATGTGATCCGAGAAGCTGCCAGGAAGACAGAAGGGTTCTCTGGCCGAGAGATAGCAAAACTAATGGCTAGCATCCAAGCAGCTGTTTATGGGCGCCCGGACTGCGTGTTGGATACCCAGCTGTTTATGGAAATTGTTGATTACAAGGTTACAGAGCATCATCAGCGAATAAAACTAGCAGCTGAAGGTGGTGTACCAGCTTAG